Proteins from one Halovivax limisalsi genomic window:
- a CDS encoding Glu/Leu/Phe/Val family dehydrogenase: MTTTRDPSTDGPDSTAPDLCAPRTYVSNATRRLDVPDEIGHHLHHVDRRQRVSVPFGRDDGTVAVREGYRVRHDRVRGPCLGPHRYQAGLDGDEFAGLAVAASISAAIADVPFGGAAGGVAIDPSELSREERARLTRSYATRVCGVGTSDDVLLPGAGADERTVARIADAVSGSAGAPERGAVVGKPPALGGVRSVEPAGGYGAAHATRDVLETDLGRPLTEATIAVSGATVVGDTTARLLDFWDGTVVAMSGERVGLATDDGGLDPSVAASHLQRPKTAPSYEGGEVTGTENVLERDADALVVASPAATVTEANAEAIRADLVVEASVGAVTPGGAQVLGERDVPVVPAALASTGRMIAASLEWHRSVGRDRSSDARVATEFEYAVTSAIDDVRERRERCGLRWREAAYGVGCSRIAAAHEVVA; this comes from the coding sequence ATGACGACCACTCGAGATCCATCCACCGACGGACCCGACAGCACAGCGCCCGATCTCTGCGCGCCGCGGACGTACGTGTCGAACGCCACGCGTCGGCTCGACGTCCCGGACGAGATCGGCCATCACCTGCACCACGTCGACCGACGCCAGCGCGTGTCGGTGCCCTTCGGGCGCGACGACGGCACCGTCGCGGTCCGCGAGGGCTATCGCGTCCGCCACGACCGGGTGCGCGGCCCGTGCCTCGGACCGCACCGGTATCAGGCGGGCCTCGACGGCGACGAGTTCGCCGGGCTCGCCGTCGCCGCCTCGATCAGCGCCGCGATCGCCGACGTCCCCTTCGGCGGCGCCGCGGGCGGCGTCGCGATCGACCCGTCCGAGCTCTCTCGCGAGGAACGCGCGCGGCTGACGCGATCCTACGCGACCCGCGTTTGCGGCGTGGGGACGAGCGACGACGTCCTCCTGCCGGGCGCCGGCGCCGACGAGCGAACCGTCGCCCGGATCGCTGACGCCGTTTCGGGCAGCGCCGGTGCCCCTGAACGGGGCGCCGTCGTCGGCAAACCGCCGGCGCTCGGCGGGGTCCGATCCGTCGAGCCCGCGGGCGGCTACGGCGCAGCCCACGCGACCCGGGACGTCCTGGAGACGGACCTCGGCCGGCCGCTGACGGAGGCCACGATCGCCGTCTCGGGCGCCACCGTCGTCGGCGACACGACGGCGCGGTTGCTCGACTTCTGGGACGGCACCGTCGTCGCGATGAGCGGCGAGCGCGTCGGCCTCGCGACCGACGACGGCGGGCTCGACCCGAGCGTCGCCGCGAGCCACCTCCAGCGACCGAAGACCGCCCCGTCCTACGAGGGCGGTGAGGTGACCGGGACGGAGAACGTCCTCGAACGCGACGCCGACGCGCTGGTGGTCGCCTCGCCCGCGGCGACGGTCACCGAGGCGAACGCGGAGGCCATCCGCGCCGACCTGGTCGTCGAAGCGAGCGTCGGCGCGGTGACGCCCGGCGGAGCGCAGGTCCTCGGGGAACGCGACGTCCCCGTCGTTCCCGCCGCGCTCGCCTCGACCGGGCGGATGATCGCCGCGTCCCTCGAGTGGCACCGCAGCGTCGGTCGCGACCGGTCGAGCGACGCCCGCGTCGCCACCGAGTTCGAGTACGCGGTCACGAGCGCGATCGACGACGTGCGAGAGCGCCGCGAGCGCTGCGGACTGCGCTGGCGCGAGGCCGCCTACGGCGTCGGCTGCAGTCGTATCGCCGCCGCCCACGAGGTGGTCGCGTGA
- a CDS encoding DUF378 domain-containing protein, producing MSTSTTSRFSSIEWLAMVLVTIGALNWGLVGLAEFVGGNLNVVDLVFGSMPALEAAIYLLVGLAGLAMVAVATRRYRHRADEPEIGASGTAR from the coding sequence ATGTCTACGTCCACCACGTCCCGATTCAGTTCGATCGAATGGCTCGCCATGGTCCTCGTGACCATCGGCGCACTCAACTGGGGCCTCGTCGGCCTCGCCGAGTTCGTCGGCGGCAACCTGAACGTCGTCGACCTCGTCTTCGGTTCGATGCCCGCGCTCGAAGCGGCGATCTACCTCCTGGTCGGCCTCGCCGGCCTCGCGATGGTCGCCGTCGCGACCCGGCGCTACCGCCACCGCGCTGACGAACCCGAGATCGGCGCGTCCGGTACCGCCAGATAA
- a CDS encoding ORC1-type DNA replication protein has product MERDPDEGMLGWDETVFRNESVFEIDYLPETFKHRDSQMESLTYALRPAVRGSRPLNVLVRGPPGTGKTTAIQRLYDEIGAETRDVRTIRVNCQVNSTRYAVFSRLFEGTFDYEPPSSGISFKKLFGQIAEQLVEDDRVLVVALDDVNYLFYENEASDTLYSLLRAHEEHPGAKVGVIVVSSDPTLDVVNELDARVQSVFRPEDIYFPVYDEGEIVDILRERVDRGFNEGVVTAPVLDRVAELTAESGDLRVGIDLFKRAGLNAEMRGSKTISEDDVESAYETSKYISLSRSLQGLSDSEQALVRVIAEHDGDQAGDVYEAFRDETELGYTRYSEIVNKLDQLDLIDADYAEIEGRGRSRSLSLSYETDAVLERLE; this is encoded by the coding sequence ATGGAACGGGACCCCGACGAGGGGATGCTGGGCTGGGACGAGACGGTGTTTCGCAACGAGTCCGTCTTCGAGATCGACTACCTTCCGGAGACGTTCAAGCACCGCGACTCCCAGATGGAGAGTCTCACGTACGCGCTGCGCCCGGCCGTTCGCGGGTCGCGCCCGCTCAACGTCCTCGTTCGCGGGCCGCCGGGGACCGGCAAGACGACGGCGATCCAGCGCCTCTACGACGAGATCGGCGCCGAGACCCGCGACGTCCGGACGATCCGGGTCAACTGCCAGGTCAACTCCACGCGCTACGCCGTCTTCTCTCGCCTGTTCGAGGGCACCTTCGACTACGAGCCGCCGTCGTCGGGCATCTCGTTCAAGAAACTGTTCGGCCAGATCGCCGAGCAACTCGTCGAGGACGATCGCGTCCTCGTCGTCGCGCTCGACGACGTCAACTACCTATTCTACGAGAACGAGGCCTCCGACACGCTCTACTCGCTGCTTCGCGCCCACGAAGAACACCCCGGCGCGAAGGTCGGCGTCATCGTCGTCTCCTCCGATCCCACGCTCGACGTCGTGAACGAACTCGACGCGCGCGTCCAGAGCGTCTTCCGACCGGAGGACATCTACTTCCCGGTCTACGACGAGGGCGAGATCGTCGATATCCTCCGCGAACGCGTCGATCGCGGGTTCAACGAGGGCGTCGTCACCGCGCCGGTCCTCGATCGCGTCGCCGAGCTCACCGCCGAGAGCGGCGACCTGCGGGTCGGCATCGACCTCTTCAAGCGCGCCGGCCTCAACGCCGAGATGCGCGGCTCGAAGACCATCTCCGAGGACGACGTCGAGTCGGCCTACGAGACCTCGAAGTACATCAGCCTCTCGCGGAGCCTGCAGGGGCTGTCCGATTCGGAGCAGGCGCTGGTCCGCGTCATCGCGGAACACGACGGCGACCAGGCCGGCGACGTCTACGAGGCCTTCCGCGACGAGACCGAGTTGGGCTACACCCGCTACTCGGAGATCGTCAACAAGCTCGACCAGCTCGACCTGATCGACGCCGACTACGCCGAGATCGAGGGTCGCGGGCGCTCGCGATCGCTGTCGCTGTCCTACGAGACGGACGCCGTGCTCGAACGCCTGGAGTGA
- a CDS encoding helix-turn-helix transcriptional regulator gives MANRMHPDADDDDESLGDGPTEPRPLSELTGFKRDQLFVIRKLADRDPHGLVIKDELNGYYEEEINQARFYKNLGELVEDGYVEKRPIDGRTNAYRPTDGATERLDSHHEWQRRCLRIEH, from the coding sequence ATGGCAAACCGCATGCACCCCGACGCAGACGATGACGACGAATCGCTCGGCGACGGCCCGACGGAGCCCCGTCCGCTCTCCGAGCTGACGGGCTTCAAACGAGACCAGCTGTTCGTCATCCGAAAGCTGGCCGATCGCGATCCGCACGGGCTCGTCATCAAGGACGAACTGAACGGCTACTACGAAGAAGAGATCAACCAGGCGCGCTTTTACAAGAATCTCGGCGAACTCGTCGAGGACGGCTACGTCGAGAAGCGCCCGATCGACGGCCGAACCAACGCCTACCGGCCCACCGACGGTGCCACCGAGCGCCTCGACTCCCACCACGAGTGGCAGCGACGCTGTCTCCGCATCGAACACTGA
- a CDS encoding sensor histidine kinase, with protein MNLRSGYSSLSKTSGVLIIRALGLLFAFGLVAEFCLFYALGSSFIFTGSYIVGIVSMLPFLIGILYAPFWLRRSDLSSARYPRLIGWLFGGLVTFLAMNLAVLPTRPPESPEMLVSWLRWATVIGTAVGLMIGIIEARAIERATVAEREAVRTEQLEEQRNLLDYLNSILRHEILNSAAIIDGYACRLRDDADPLSDAGREWATVIHEEAGELEAVIDDVRFLLATAAGDHELEAVELTAVLQEEVTKLNRAHEDVSIETAMPSSVRVRGDELLGRVFGNILSNAVVHNDDPNPHVSIAVEERGETVRVEIEDDGPGIPAEKRETLFERDTNHASTHGLGLYLVDSLVSQYGGEVSLTETGPEGSQFTVELLRASTDAERAVPDEPEAPQRS; from the coding sequence GTGAATTTGCGCTCCGGCTATTCGTCTCTGTCAAAAACTTCGGGGGTTCTCATCATCCGCGCCCTCGGACTGCTGTTCGCATTCGGCTTGGTCGCCGAATTCTGTCTCTTCTACGCTCTCGGATCGTCGTTCATCTTCACCGGCAGCTACATCGTCGGGATCGTCTCGATGCTCCCGTTTCTGATCGGGATCCTGTATGCACCGTTCTGGTTGCGCCGGTCCGACTTGTCTTCAGCTCGCTACCCGCGACTCATCGGGTGGCTGTTCGGTGGGCTCGTGACGTTCCTGGCCATGAACCTGGCGGTGCTTCCGACCAGACCACCCGAGTCGCCGGAAATGCTCGTCTCGTGGCTTCGCTGGGCGACCGTTATCGGCACCGCCGTCGGCCTGATGATCGGGATTATCGAAGCGCGAGCGATCGAACGCGCGACGGTCGCCGAGCGAGAGGCCGTTCGAACCGAACAGCTCGAAGAACAGCGAAACCTGCTCGATTACCTGAACAGCATTCTCCGCCACGAAATCCTGAATTCGGCGGCGATTATCGACGGCTACGCGTGCCGGCTTCGCGACGACGCGGACCCGCTGAGCGACGCGGGACGGGAGTGGGCGACCGTCATCCACGAGGAGGCCGGCGAACTCGAAGCCGTCATCGACGACGTTCGCTTCCTGCTTGCGACGGCCGCCGGCGACCACGAGCTGGAAGCGGTCGAACTCACGGCGGTGCTGCAGGAGGAGGTGACCAAACTGAATCGGGCGCACGAGGACGTCTCGATCGAAACCGCGATGCCGTCGTCGGTCCGCGTCCGCGGCGACGAATTGCTCGGCCGCGTGTTCGGCAACATCCTCTCGAACGCCGTCGTACACAACGACGACCCGAACCCACACGTTTCGATCGCCGTGGAAGAGCGAGGGGAAACCGTCCGCGTCGAGATCGAAGACGACGGTCCGGGGATCCCGGCCGAGAAACGCGAGACGCTCTTCGAACGGGATACGAACCACGCGAGCACGCACGGCCTCGGCCTCTATCTCGTCGACTCACTGGTCTCCCAGTACGGCGGAGAGGTGTCCCTGACCGAGACCGGCCCCGAGGGAAGTCAGTTCACCGTGGAGCTCCTGCGCGCCTCGACGGACGCCGAACGGGCCGTGCCGGACGAACCGGAAGCGCCCCAACGCTCGTAG
- a CDS encoding DUF2182 domain-containing protein has translation MIPDKLRSSLDRVAVTDHRLVRRLGDRFDALAPPIPDTLVLSLAALLWLVLLAGWLPDLGPPPARVGAPMAAPGVPEAMATSNGLDGALAYLLMWGTMMLAMMLPSLVSVARRIREAVCPTPRILGRSVAAFLLAYGLVWTLVGTVPLSVATLLGLRDLLTGSVFGMDAGRLLLGGLLAFAGAYQFTGLKRDLLALCACGRPVPHRPSVTCMFRDGLRYAANCVGCTWPLFAALVAMGSMNVVAMAGVTLVVVVERIAPRSDDLARAWGVVLFGAAAVALTLGVPY, from the coding sequence ATGATTCCCGACAAACTCCGTTCCTCGCTCGATCGAGTCGCCGTCACCGATCACCGCCTCGTGCGCCGCCTGGGGGACCGCTTCGACGCCCTCGCACCCCCGATTCCCGACACGCTCGTCCTCTCGCTCGCCGCCCTCCTGTGGCTCGTCCTGCTCGCGGGCTGGCTCCCCGATCTCGGCCCGCCGCCGGCGCGGGTCGGCGCGCCCATGGCCGCGCCCGGCGTGCCCGAAGCGATGGCGACGTCGAACGGGCTCGATGGCGCGCTCGCGTACCTCCTCATGTGGGGGACGATGATGCTGGCGATGATGCTGCCGTCGCTGGTCTCCGTCGCTCGCCGAATTCGCGAGGCGGTCTGTCCCACGCCCCGGATCCTCGGCCGGTCCGTCGCCGCCTTCCTGCTGGCCTACGGCCTCGTCTGGACGCTCGTCGGGACCGTGCCGCTGTCGGTCGCGACGCTCCTGGGGCTTCGCGATCTGTTGACCGGGTCCGTCTTCGGGATGGACGCCGGTCGACTCCTCCTCGGCGGCCTGCTCGCGTTCGCGGGCGCCTACCAGTTTACCGGGTTGAAGCGGGACCTCCTGGCCCTGTGCGCTTGCGGACGACCGGTTCCGCACCGCCCGTCTGTCACCTGCATGTTTCGCGACGGTCTCCGGTACGCCGCGAACTGCGTCGGCTGCACCTGGCCCCTGTTCGCCGCGCTGGTCGCGATGGGCTCGATGAACGTGGTCGCCATGGCGGGCGTGACGCTCGTCGTGGTCGTCGAGCGAATCGCGCCGCGGAGCGACGACCTGGCCCGCGCCTGGGGCGTCGTGCTGTTCGGCGCCGCTGCCGTCGCGCTGACCCTCGGCGTTCCGTACTGA